AGAATCGAGCAAATGCGGGCATGGGCATATTGCGCATAATACACCGGATTGTCGTTCGACTGGGATACTGCCAGGTCCAAATCGAAATCCATATGGGAATCGACGGAGCGCATCGCGAAGAAATACCGGACAGCATCCAAGCCGACTTCCTCGACGAGCTCACGCATCGTCACGGCTTTGCCGGTCCGCTTGCTCATCTTCACTTTTTCGCCGTCTTTGTACAAGTGCACCATTTGCGATACGAGCACTTCGAGCGTATCCGGCCCGTAGCCTAGCGCTTCGATCGCCGCTTTCATGCGCTGGATATAGCCGTGATGATCCGCTCCCCAAATATTGATAAGCTTATCGAACCCGCGCTGCAGCTTATCCTGATGATAGGCGATATCCGGCGTGAGGTACGTATATGACCCTTCCTGCTTGATCAGCACCCGATCCTTGTCATCGCCAAAATCGGTCGAGCGCAGCCATGTGGCGCCGTCTTCTTCATAAATATAGCCGTTGTCTCGCAATTTATTGAGCGCTTCTTCAATTTTGCCGTTCTTATAAAGGGACGTCTCCGAGAACCACACATCGAATCGCACGCGGAAATCCGCCAGATCCTGCTGCAGTTTCGCGAGTTCCACTTTCAGTCCGTACTCGCGCATTGCGTTAATGCGTTCGCCCGGTGACGTATGGACATATTTATCGCCCACTTTTTCCACCAGCTGTTTGCCGATGTCTTTAATGTCTTGCCCCTGGTAACCATCAACCGGCATCTCCGCATCGATGCCGAGCGCTTCAAAATACCGGACTTCAAGCGACTTGGCAAGATTGTTGATTTGATTGCCTGCATCGTTAATGTAATATTCCCGGGACACGTCATACCCGGCAAAATCTAGCACGTTGCTCAGGGAATCGCCGACTGCCGCGCCACGCGCGTGCCCGAGGTGCAGGTCGCCTGTCGGATTTGCGGACACGAACTCCACTTGGATTTTCTCACCGCCACCTGCATT
Above is a genomic segment from Planococcus lenghuensis containing:
- the argS gene encoding arginine--tRNA ligase, whose translation is MNAVEQAQQAIKDAFAEAVKKAGLTDEPVDVQLEAPKNKENGDYATNIAMQLTRIAKKPPRAIAEAILENLDKDAANIKTIDVAGPGFINLTIKKDYLLEAVQAVLEQQDDYGRSNAGGGEKIQVEFVSANPTGDLHLGHARGAAVGDSLSNVLDFAGYDVSREYYINDAGNQINNLAKSLEVRYFEALGIDAEMPVDGYQGQDIKDIGKQLVEKVGDKYVHTSPGERINAMREYGLKVELAKLQQDLADFRVRFDVWFSETSLYKNGKIEEALNKLRDNGYIYEEDGATWLRSTDFGDDKDRVLIKQEGSYTYLTPDIAYHQDKLQRGFDKLINIWGADHHGYIQRMKAAIEALGYGPDTLEVLVSQMVHLYKDGEKVKMSKRTGKAVTMRELVEEVGLDAVRYFFAMRSVDSHMDFDLDLAVSQSNDNPVYYAQYAHARICSILRQADEQKVAASTDNLHLLTEEKEIDVLKKIGDFPQITAEAAKHRAPHRITTYIHELAAAFHSFYGAHKVVDPENPELTGARLALAVAVKTTIANALRLVGVAAPERM